The genomic window TAGGTGAGTTTGGGATGAACTTTTCAATATACTTATTTTACCCTTaacttagtttcacaacttcccttaactaatcaatttaaaaaaaaaaataattcaaatcataaaaatgtgaataagtggcaaatgGGTTGCCTAATGCCTATACATGAATGATTACCAACTTAATACTAcatctatatctataacaatatataaaaaggataggtgagtttgggatggacttttcaatatacctattttacccttgacttagtttcacaacttccattaactaatcaatttaaaaaaaaaaaaattcaaatcataaaaatgtgaataagtgacaAATGAGTTGCCTATACATGAATGATTACTAACTTAATActacatctatactatataaaaagataatacaaatatttttggtgtcgatttttcataatactaacaatatccttatttttttagcaataaaaatcttttattaacaaattcatcataacataatacattttttttggacataagttagacacaggcaggcgcggaacgcgcctgtctggcccgctagtaacAAATAATTATGATGCATAACAAGATAAAATATAGAACAAGAAGAACTTATCAGATTGTTGATTGAGGCGTGCAATGTACTgagcttaagagtatttcgccactGCAGGTAAATTACCCGGTGCAATTGATCTCGCCTCAAGCTAAATGAACGTATAACTTATTTGTTAGGGATATGATGAAAGATAATTCTAAAGCTTGGAATGTGACTAAAATTCGCATGTTATTCCCAGTCCAGGTGGCAGAGAGGATTATTGCGACACCTCTCATTGGGTCGGTTTAAGTGGATAAAATGGTTTGGGAGGAGGAACGAAATGGTTGTTATTCTGTGAAATCCGGGTACAAGCTTGCTATGAAGTGTATTTTTCGTAATGATAAATACCACGTGGAAGGTAATTGGAAAGAAACATATGGAAAGCGCATGCTCCGCATAAAGCGCGCCATATTATGTGGCGATTATGTAGGGGATGTATTTCAACGAGGCGTCGGTTATTAGAACGTTATGTTGATTGTGATATTCATTGTCCATTATGTGAAGATGAGGTAGAAGATGATGTACACGCTTTTTTCACCTGCGTTTCTGCTCAATCCAGTTGGCAAGCAGCTGGACTGTCATCTGTCTTGGGTTCCGCAGCTTGTCAGCAAGGGAGTGCGGCAAAAAGAGTGTTTGTCTTGTGTCGGAATGAGGATTACGCTACTATATGTAGAGTGGCTACGCTGTTGTGGAGTATATGGCATAACcggaatgataaaatttggaatgatAATGTTAGAAGTCCAAACCAAATTGGTCGGGCTGCGTTTGATCATTGGAACGAGTGGGTTGCAGTCCATAAGTTGTGATGTAAAGATGATCCTGATGTTCCGCTTGTCAGCACCAATCAATGGGAAAAGCCTCGTATAGGATGGTTAAAGTGCATAATGTAGATGCAGCATTTTTTGTTAGTGCAGGTAGGACCGCGATGGGTGCTTGTTTTCGTAATAATTCTGGTGAGTTTATGACTAGAATTACGCAGTGGAAGAAACTGACTTTATCAACAGAGAAGGGTGAATCATGAGCATTATTGCAAgctatgaatgaagctaagagtagaggttttgaaagcgtccaatttgaaagtgactctcaagtgttggttgatgctattcgtACCAAACGGCGAGGGAACTCAGAATTTAtttcaatcgttaatgaaattattcttgttatgttatcatgtgtgaactttgaagttaagtttattatgagacaagtgaattcggttgctcacactttAACTAGGGCGGCTAATTCttggactagtttccatagatttgagattatctcttcatgtattgaacttttgataattaatgaaatgcagtaagtttgtttggttcaaaaaaaaaaaaaaaaaagagagaagggCAGTCCCATACCCCCCACCCTGAATTTGTAGCGGGGATAGTGTGAAATCCATCACCCGAAGGCGAGTAATTGAGAATGaatataattgacaaattgtATTCTTAAAATACGAAAACGACAATTAAATAAGAACACAAAAGCCGACATAAAAGGACACTAAAAAAACGAAGAGGTATTATTTAAACAcaattatttaacaaaaatataataaaactacacttttcatatttttatcagacttttttgtgtttatttttttttttacgggagacatttttatttttatataacacATCTGTAAATATAATTAGTTTATTTAcggaactaaaaacaaaagttAGCATGTTGATCCTTTGAAAAACATGTCTAagacaaaaatataatagtaaattcaAACTAATTAGATTACCTGTGAAGCTTCACTTTTCCTCACCAAACCTTCAGAGAATTTTCTATGCAATCACATATTATGTGCATTATTTTCTAtgcaaaacataaaattaatgttgataaaaataattttttacactttcaatatattgaattgaatgattttaagtcaaaatttctttatttatgtgtttaactaGTGCATCGGGTacactatttaatattttccttatttataaCGGTAAgaataatgaatttaatttatatgctccgtcggtgtaaagttattttgcacatgcgtccaataatataccgacacatcatgtatgatcattaaaaacacatgatgtgtcacattcattaaatgatgtggcaacgcgtcattaaatgtatgtgtaaaaaaaaattacatcgacggtgcacaacaattaaactcaagaaTAATAGACATTGTTGTCTTTctattgatttttgtttcttttctggctttcaccaccagttgaatctggttatggggtcagttctgacatcaaatggTTCCAGTCTCCTTTCAATCGCATACATACAATGTTCgtttctatatttatttgttcTACAATCATGATTAATAATAActataatattcttttttttttttacataaagagggaataattataatattctaattgtataaaaaaaatacaaataatattcTAATAATAACCACTACGTACTTCCTTCCGTCTATAAAAATGCCCTTCTCTATTTATATTCAACTAGCGGGTCAGACAGGCGCGGAaagcgttccgcgcctgcctgtgttaacttatatccaaaaaaaatgtattatgttatgatgaatttgttaataaaagatttttattgctaaaaaaataaggatattgttgatattatgaaaaatcgacaccaaaaatatttgtattatctttttatatagtatagatgtagTATTAAGTTGGTAATCATTCATGTATAGGCAACCCACTtgtcacttattcacatttttatgatttgaattttttttttaaattggttagttaatggaagttgtgaaactaaaTCAAGGGTAAAATAAGTATATTGAAAAGTCCATCCCAAACTCaactatcctttttatatattgttataaattaagaaacttttgtctaagagcatctccaataatgaaatctaagagagtttcatagactaaGGGTGCGTTTGGCCctacttttttttggtttaaaagtcactttaaacttaaagttgaaaataagaaattttaagttaaagttgaagttgtttggtattttttatttttttcaacttaattagTACTTTTAAGTTACAATCTATTTGGtgaaatatttctatattttttttgacattgaaatacaaatttatcataaataaCATGAAATTCAAAGAGTTTAAGAAATAATtcataactaaaaaaaaaatcatcacaatcttattgtaaaaaaaaaaatcatcacaatCTTAAACGATTTTGTTTTCCAACAATCTAGTGGCTATTTGATTTCTAGCTCTATCCATATAGCTCCCATCTTGTACTCTTCTAAAATTGTGTGAACTCATATCTTCATTagtatttctttcttcttcacgcTCCGGTATATACCCACGGTTTTGATCACACTTGTTAAATTCCACATCTTCAACACCACATATTCGAATGAAGTTATGGAGCGCTGTTGTTGCAACTATGATCTTTTGTTGTTTGATTAGTGGAAATGGTCTCATATCACATAAAATATGCCACCTCTTCTTCCAAACGCCAATTGTTCTTTCAATGACATTTCTCAATGAAGAATGTGCATGATTGAATACTTCATGTATGCCTTCTGCTGGACTTCCATCTCTAAAATCAGGAATATGATATCTTTCACCTTTATATGGTGATAAATATCCTTTCATGTTTGGATATCCAGCATCAACTAAATAGTATTTtcctataaatatttaaaacaaaagtTATAGTTAGTTTATGTGAAAAAATGATTctgataaatatataaatgacaaattttatttataacataaataTTAGTCGTACCTTCAGGAGGATGAGGGAAAACacttttcatttcttcaatAACAGACGAAAGAATACGAGTGTCATGTGCAGTAACAGGccatccaacaacaacaaaagtgaTTAACATATCAAAGTTACACACTAACATGACGTTCTGTGTTGGATATCCCTTTCTTCCAATATAGGGAATTTGATCTTTAGTGGGAACAATTGCAGGAATATGTGTTCCATCTATAGCACCGATGCATCCTTCAAAGTATGGCCAATACCTTCGATCATCCTTGATTTTGGAGGGAATTTCTACAAAGTTAAAATCTGGAGGCTTCACAATTTCTTTTGCTAGTAAACATAAA from Trifolium pratense cultivar HEN17-A07 linkage group LG1, ARS_RC_1.1, whole genome shotgun sequence includes these protein-coding regions:
- the LOC123895511 gene encoding uncharacterized protein LOC123895511, giving the protein MVWEEERNGCYSVKSGYKLAMKCIFRNDKYHVEDEVEDDVHAFFTCVSAQSSWQAAGLSSVLGSAACQQGSAAKRVFVLCRNEDYATICRVATLLWSIWHNRNDKIWNDNHQSMGKASYRMVKVHNVDAAFFVSAGRTAMGACFRNNSGEFMTRITQWKKLTLSTEKGES